The following are from one region of the Sulfitobacter pontiacus genome:
- a CDS encoding TonB-dependent siderophore receptor, with amino-acid sequence MQISRIALVAALAASHPAYAQEADTLDLGTLTLEAESDATLLQNGYVAESGRQATRVDTPIRDIPQAISTVGQDQIEDQEPRTLLDALGYTSGTNVTNFGFDSRYDAVYLRGFSAYYDGLFRDGLRQVNGPSAWFQNHPYTFEGVSVLKGPSSSMYGVSGAGGLVNIISKRPKDDAYNELKLTFGTDSRKELAFDFTGPVGTDGRLSYRLTGVARDADTPLPGYSDDLALLAPSFTYQLTDRTKITVLTEYSESTRGGTASYYNPSQGEASDIYVGDPDYNDFVNEQWRVGYELEHEMDNGVTLRQNLRYSEVDADLEFSGIYAAGTGFGRYWGHYLENSENFSVDTYAEGHFSTGAFDHTVVAGFDYTQSSYDAYYGGVGYVSAADTDAVDQPYSNGQEMYQYGVYVHDQLSSGPWTMFLSGRYDWVDMTTFDANQNGTDTSHNGFSGRVGLSYAFNTDLSVYANVSSSFVPTTGLVYDDSTDPNSGRSAEPTRGLQKEVGVKYQLPGTESLITASLFDIRQEDGVVFQTVDPATFNGLNQVQVPYDLRSRGLEIEGQFNFANGLRVTSAYTYLDMEIEAGSTGTVGNQLSATPHHTASIWGFYEPQSGAFKGFGFGAGLRYVGESYGNDANTYKNDAEVFADLSMSYDFGEVGYDGLSAQINVKNVFDNTDQTCSADYCYRYEGRTATASVSYRF; translated from the coding sequence ATGCAAATTTCAAGGATTGCCTTGGTGGCCGCGCTGGCCGCATCACACCCCGCCTATGCGCAGGAGGCGGATACGCTTGATCTGGGGACGCTCACGCTTGAGGCGGAAAGCGATGCGACGCTGCTGCAAAACGGGTACGTGGCCGAATCGGGGCGTCAGGCCACGCGCGTAGACACCCCCATCCGTGACATCCCCCAAGCGATCAGCACCGTCGGGCAGGACCAGATCGAAGATCAGGAGCCGCGCACGCTGCTGGACGCGTTGGGTTATACCTCGGGGACGAATGTCACCAACTTCGGTTTCGACTCGCGCTATGACGCTGTCTATCTGCGCGGTTTCTCGGCCTATTATGACGGGTTGTTCCGCGATGGCCTGCGTCAGGTGAACGGGCCGTCGGCGTGGTTCCAGAACCACCCCTACACGTTCGAGGGGGTTTCCGTCCTGAAGGGGCCATCGTCGTCGATGTATGGCGTCAGCGGTGCGGGCGGTCTGGTAAACATCATCTCCAAACGCCCCAAGGACGACGCCTATAACGAGCTCAAGCTGACCTTTGGCACCGACAGCCGTAAAGAGCTGGCGTTTGATTTCACCGGCCCCGTCGGCACCGACGGACGGCTCAGCTATCGTCTGACCGGTGTGGCGCGGGATGCGGATACGCCGCTGCCGGGCTATAGCGACGATCTGGCGCTGCTGGCCCCGTCCTTTACCTATCAGTTGACGGACCGGACCAAGATCACCGTGCTGACAGAATATTCTGAATCAACACGCGGCGGTACGGCGTCTTACTACAACCCGTCGCAGGGCGAAGCGTCTGATATCTATGTCGGCGATCCTGATTATAATGACTTTGTGAACGAACAATGGCGTGTCGGCTACGAGCTTGAGCACGAGATGGACAATGGCGTGACCCTGCGCCAAAACCTGCGGTATTCCGAAGTGGATGCGGATCTTGAGTTCAGCGGCATCTATGCGGCGGGCACGGGGTTCGGGCGTTACTGGGGCCATTACCTTGAGAATTCCGAGAATTTCTCGGTCGATACCTATGCCGAGGGGCACTTCTCTACCGGTGCGTTTGACCACACGGTTGTGGCCGGTTTCGATTATACGCAGTCGTCCTATGATGCCTATTATGGCGGTGTCGGCTATGTCTCTGCTGCCGACACGGACGCGGTGGATCAGCCCTATTCCAACGGTCAGGAAATGTACCAGTATGGCGTCTATGTGCACGACCAGCTGAGCTCCGGCCCCTGGACGATGTTCCTGAGCGGTCGTTACGACTGGGTCGACATGACCACCTTTGATGCCAATCAGAACGGCACCGATACATCGCACAACGGGTTCTCGGGTCGTGTCGGTCTGAGCTATGCGTTCAACACCGACCTGTCGGTCTATGCCAATGTGTCGAGCTCTTTCGTGCCGACCACAGGGCTGGTCTATGACGACAGCACCGACCCCAACAGCGGCCGTTCGGCAGAGCCGACACGCGGGCTGCAAAAGGAAGTGGGCGTCAAATACCAGCTGCCGGGGACGGAAAGCCTGATCACCGCGTCACTGTTTGACATCCGTCAAGAGGACGGGGTTGTCTTCCAGACGGTTGATCCGGCGACGTTCAATGGCTTGAACCAGGTGCAGGTGCCCTATGACCTGCGGTCGCGCGGGCTGGAGATTGAAGGCCAGTTCAACTTTGCCAATGGTCTGCGCGTGACCAGCGCCTATACCTATCTGGATATGGAGATCGAGGCAGGGTCCACCGGCACCGTGGGCAACCAGCTGTCGGCCACACCGCATCACACCGCATCGATCTGGGGCTTTTACGAGCCGCAAAGCGGGGCGTTCAAGGGCTTTGGCTTCGGCGCGGGTCTGCGCTATGTCGGCGAAAGCTATGGCAACGATGCAAATACCTACAAGAACGATGCCGAGGTCTTTGCCGATCTGTCGATGTCCTATGATTTCGGTGAAGTCGGCTATGACGGGCTGAGCGCGCAGATCAACGTCAAGAACGTCTTTGACAACACAGACCAGACCTGTAGCGCGGACTATTGCTATCGCTACGAAGGGCGCACGGCCACGGCCAGCGTCAGCTACCGCTTCTGA